The proteins below come from a single Arthrobacter crystallopoietes genomic window:
- a CDS encoding sulfite oxidase, whose product MTTTTGRVHSAERAASSTPRPHAAEPTTGDFSREEVLLASRNHAMPLELLRWDRTPAGMHYLVIHWDVPMVDPAAWRLKIGGAVAEPVEFSLADLRARDRMSMGVTLECAGNGRSLFQPRPVSQPWIHGGVSTAEWTGTPLVALMDEAGLRPDAVELVFSALDRGFQGGVAHAYERSLPVRAAVSGDVLLAYEMNGQPLPPQHGFPLRLVVPCWYGMASVKWLHRIDAVTQAFEGFQQRFAYRLQQDADDPGEPVSRIRVRSLMAPPGIPDFMSRRPIVPAGATKLVGRAWSGYGLIKSVQVGVDGRWLPAQLDEQDGRHAWRGWSCFWQAEEGDHELMCRAEDDAGNIQPLEPEWNYQGMANNAVQRLQVTVLPSISDGTALP is encoded by the coding sequence ATGACGACGACAACCGGTCGAGTGCACTCTGCGGAGCGCGCGGCCAGCAGCACGCCACGGCCGCACGCCGCGGAACCCACTACCGGCGACTTCAGCAGGGAAGAGGTGCTGCTGGCATCCCGCAACCACGCGATGCCGTTGGAGCTGCTGCGCTGGGACCGGACGCCGGCAGGCATGCACTATCTGGTCATACACTGGGATGTTCCGATGGTCGATCCGGCGGCCTGGCGACTGAAGATCGGCGGAGCGGTCGCCGAGCCAGTGGAGTTCTCGCTGGCTGACCTCCGTGCCCGGGACAGGATGTCCATGGGTGTGACCCTTGAGTGCGCAGGCAACGGCCGGAGCTTGTTCCAGCCACGCCCGGTATCACAGCCTTGGATCCATGGGGGTGTCAGCACGGCGGAGTGGACGGGCACCCCGCTCGTAGCCCTGATGGACGAAGCCGGGCTGCGGCCGGACGCGGTGGAGCTGGTCTTCAGCGCACTGGACCGCGGATTTCAGGGCGGAGTGGCGCACGCGTACGAACGCAGTCTGCCCGTCCGCGCCGCCGTCTCCGGTGATGTCCTGCTGGCCTACGAAATGAACGGCCAGCCGCTCCCGCCGCAGCACGGCTTTCCCCTTCGCCTGGTGGTTCCCTGCTGGTACGGCATGGCGAGCGTGAAGTGGCTGCACCGCATCGACGCCGTCACCCAGGCTTTCGAGGGGTTCCAGCAGCGCTTTGCCTACCGATTGCAGCAGGACGCCGACGATCCGGGCGAACCGGTCTCGCGGATACGTGTCCGCTCGCTCATGGCTCCCCCGGGCATTCCCGATTTCATGTCCCGCCGGCCCATTGTTCCCGCCGGCGCGACCAAACTCGTGGGCCGCGCCTGGTCCGGCTACGGCCTCATCAAGTCTGTGCAGGTGGGCGTCGACGGCCGTTGGTTGCCAGCACAGCTGGACGAGCAGGATGGCAGGCACGCCTGGCGGGGCTGGTCCTGCTTCTGGCAGGCCGAGGAGGGCGATCATGAATTGATGTGCCGTGCCGAAGACGACGCAGGGAACATCCAGCCGCTGGAACCGGAGTGGAACTACCAGGGCATGGCCAACAACGCGGTGCAGCGGTTGCAAGTCACCGTGCTGCCATCGATTTCCGACGGTACGGCATTGCCTTAG
- the groES gene encoding co-chaperone GroES, whose product MSVSIKPLEDRIVVRPLEAEQTTASGLVIPDTAKEKPQEGEVVAVGPGRVDDNGNRVPVDVAEGDVVIYSKYGGTEVKHSGQEYLVLSARDVLAIVVK is encoded by the coding sequence GTGTCGGTCTCTATTAAGCCTCTTGAGGATCGTATTGTTGTCCGCCCGCTCGAAGCAGAGCAGACCACGGCTTCAGGCCTGGTCATCCCGGACACCGCCAAGGAAAAGCCGCAGGAAGGTGAAGTTGTTGCAGTAGGCCCCGGCCGCGTTGACGACAACGGAAACCGCGTCCCGGTCGATGTAGCCGAGGGCGACGTCGTTATCTACTCCAAGTACGGCGGAACCGAAGTCAAGCACAGCGGCCAGGAGTACCTCGTACTCTCCGCCCGCGACGTACTGGCGATCGTCGTCAAGTAG
- a CDS encoding THUMP-like domain-containing protein: MASETSAENIAPILTPEGWDLLNSLEPYSEADSLKTSTALRKAGHSPELVAAALTQSKLRAKAAAKFGPFAEQMLFTKAGLEQATRLNIAALHAQRFVQAGVEHVADLGCGIGADALALATLERKVTAVERDETTAAVATINLMPWPNATVVNADAEHVDLNGVDGVWLDPARRTTTTSGTTRLFDPEAFSPPLSFVEKLADQGLPVGVKMGPGIPHDALPADCEAQWVSVDGDVTEATLWFNSLARPGVRRAALVISNGGSAELTSDIGYVPAEQDVSVGPAEGYLYEPDGAVIRAGLVADVARQLGGHLLDEHIAYICAPDLLQTPFARAYKVLEVRPYNVKKLKAWVKASRIGTLEIKKRGTSVTPEELRKTLLTGSGKGPNKATLVLTRMGEERVAIVVEPIPTAGHRSRSRSARP; encoded by the coding sequence ATGGCATCCGAGACCTCCGCCGAGAATATTGCTCCCATCCTCACGCCGGAAGGCTGGGACTTGCTGAACTCCCTGGAGCCGTATTCGGAAGCCGACAGCCTCAAGACCAGCACCGCCCTGCGCAAGGCCGGCCACTCCCCCGAACTGGTCGCGGCTGCCCTGACCCAATCCAAGCTCCGGGCCAAGGCCGCCGCGAAATTCGGTCCGTTTGCCGAGCAGATGCTGTTTACCAAGGCGGGCCTGGAACAGGCAACCCGACTCAATATCGCGGCGCTGCATGCCCAGCGGTTCGTCCAGGCCGGCGTCGAACATGTCGCGGACCTTGGCTGCGGAATCGGCGCGGACGCCCTGGCCCTGGCCACGCTGGAACGCAAAGTCACCGCCGTCGAACGTGATGAGACCACGGCCGCGGTGGCCACCATTAACCTTATGCCCTGGCCCAACGCCACCGTCGTTAATGCCGACGCGGAGCACGTGGACCTGAACGGCGTCGACGGCGTCTGGCTGGATCCGGCCAGAAGAACGACGACGACGTCCGGCACCACCCGCTTGTTCGATCCGGAGGCTTTCTCACCGCCGCTGTCCTTTGTCGAAAAACTGGCGGACCAAGGACTTCCGGTCGGCGTCAAAATGGGACCTGGCATTCCGCATGACGCGCTGCCGGCGGACTGCGAGGCCCAATGGGTTTCGGTGGACGGCGACGTGACCGAGGCGACCTTGTGGTTCAACAGCCTGGCCCGGCCAGGTGTCCGGCGGGCCGCCCTGGTCATCTCGAACGGCGGTTCGGCCGAGCTCACCAGCGACATCGGCTACGTGCCCGCAGAGCAGGATGTGTCGGTTGGGCCGGCAGAGGGCTACCTGTATGAACCGGACGGCGCGGTGATCCGGGCGGGACTGGTGGCTGATGTGGCACGGCAGCTCGGCGGGCACCTGCTCGATGAGCATATTGCCTACATCTGCGCGCCGGACCTGCTTCAGACTCCGTTTGCCCGTGCCTACAAAGTGCTGGAGGTCCGCCCGTACAACGTCAAGAAGCTCAAGGCGTGGGTGAAGGCTAGCAGGATCGGGACGCTGGAAATCAAGAAGCGCGGCACCTCGGTCACGCCGGAGGAACTGCGCAAGACCCTGCTCACCGGCTCCGGCAAGGGACCGAACAAGGCCACGCTGGTGCTGACCCGCATGGGCGAGGAGCGGGTGGCCATTGTCGTCGAGCCCATCCCGACAGCCGGCCACCGCAGCCGAAGCCGCAGCGCCCGGCCGTAG
- a CDS encoding maleylpyruvate isomerase N-terminal domain-containing protein codes for MIQGAATYLEAARHFHEVLAGIPDSAWDEPGLGDWSVRTLAGHTSRALITVLTYLERPAQNIDVGSTAEYYSGLDFTSSPEITARAVAAGEDLGAKPVETVDRLLAQLENVVPVVSDRVIETIAGGMRFSDYLPTRIFELAVHSLDLASACGVPTSLSSEVEKAAMNVAVEIAAARGEGSLLLRALTGRTALPPGYSVV; via the coding sequence ATGATTCAGGGAGCGGCAACATACCTAGAGGCGGCACGGCACTTCCACGAGGTGCTCGCCGGGATCCCGGACAGTGCCTGGGACGAACCGGGGCTGGGGGACTGGAGCGTGCGGACGCTGGCCGGACATACCAGCCGTGCGCTGATTACGGTCCTGACCTATTTGGAGCGTCCGGCTCAAAATATCGACGTCGGATCCACCGCAGAATACTACTCCGGGCTGGACTTCACCTCGTCGCCGGAGATTACCGCCCGGGCGGTGGCGGCCGGGGAGGATCTGGGAGCCAAGCCCGTTGAGACCGTGGACCGGCTGCTGGCGCAACTGGAGAACGTGGTGCCGGTAGTCTCGGATCGCGTCATCGAGACGATTGCAGGCGGGATGCGGTTCAGCGATTATCTGCCCACCAGGATTTTCGAACTGGCGGTCCACAGCCTGGACCTGGCGTCCGCGTGCGGAGTTCCGACGTCGTTGTCTTCTGAAGTGGAGAAGGCGGCCATGAACGTGGCGGTGGAAATTGCCGCCGCGCGGGGCGAGGGCAGTCTGTTGTTGCGGGCATTGACCGGCCGGACGGCTCTGCCACCCGGTTATTCCGTCGTGTGA
- a CDS encoding siderophore ABC transporter substrate-binding protein has product MNKSVKSRLLAVSAVASLLALSACGQDAGAADANANTETITVEHAQGSTEVPVNPETVYSFDLGALDSLDALGVEVDGAPTAQYPESLAKYGEDAVTKIGSMKEPDFEAISEGAPDLIIISGRTAGAYEELSKIAPTIDVSVDAATPVESFKEVSTTLGEIFGKEAEVEKQLAAIDTKIEETKAAAADAGTGLVVMTSGGELTAYGAGSRFGIVHDVLGVETAADVKSEGSHGEAISFEYIAEKNPAHLFVIDRDAAIGEAAGKAAAAVLDNELVAGTDAAKNDNITYLDSASWYLVGYGLNNVDSMVGAVQAALVK; this is encoded by the coding sequence ATGAATAAGTCCGTGAAGTCCCGCCTCCTGGCAGTCTCGGCCGTTGCCTCGCTGCTGGCGCTGAGCGCCTGCGGCCAGGACGCCGGGGCAGCCGACGCCAACGCCAACACGGAGACCATCACCGTTGAGCACGCGCAGGGCTCCACCGAGGTTCCGGTCAACCCGGAAACCGTCTACAGCTTTGACCTTGGCGCGCTGGACAGCCTGGATGCCCTCGGCGTAGAGGTTGACGGCGCTCCGACCGCGCAGTACCCGGAGTCGCTGGCCAAGTACGGCGAGGATGCCGTCACCAAGATCGGTTCCATGAAGGAACCGGATTTCGAAGCGATCAGCGAGGGCGCTCCGGATCTGATCATCATTTCGGGCCGCACCGCCGGTGCGTACGAGGAACTGAGCAAGATCGCTCCGACCATCGACGTCAGCGTTGATGCCGCCACGCCGGTGGAGAGCTTCAAAGAAGTTTCCACCACGCTCGGCGAGATCTTCGGCAAGGAAGCCGAGGTCGAGAAGCAGCTGGCCGCGATCGATACCAAGATCGAGGAGACCAAGGCCGCCGCTGCCGACGCAGGCACCGGCCTGGTGGTGATGACCAGCGGCGGCGAACTGACCGCCTATGGCGCCGGTTCACGCTTCGGCATCGTCCACGATGTCCTGGGCGTGGAGACCGCGGCCGACGTCAAGTCCGAGGGATCACACGGCGAGGCCATCTCCTTCGAGTACATCGCCGAGAAGAACCCGGCCCATCTCTTCGTGATCGACCGCGATGCGGCCATCGGCGAGGCTGCCGGCAAGGCCGCCGCCGCGGTCCTGGACAACGAACTGGTCGCGGGCACCGACGCCGCCAAGAACGACAACATCACCTACCTGGATTCCGCTTCCTGGTACCTGGTGGGCTACGGCCTGAACAACGTCGACTCCATGGTCGGCGCCGTACAGGCAGCACTGGTCAAGTAG
- a CDS encoding VOC family protein — translation MFTAKQAVSSFSVNDTAAAKDFYGQTLGLSVQDGDMGTLDVTIPGGATVMIYSKENHEPASFTVLNFVVDDVEAAVDELNQAGVETAIYDRPDLPTDAKGIMRGNGPDIAWFKDPAGNVLSVLKA, via the coding sequence ATGTTCACTGCCAAGCAAGCGGTCAGCAGCTTTAGCGTCAATGACACAGCTGCAGCGAAAGACTTTTATGGCCAGACCCTCGGCCTTTCTGTCCAGGACGGGGACATGGGCACGCTGGACGTGACCATTCCAGGCGGGGCCACCGTCATGATCTACTCCAAAGAGAATCACGAGCCTGCTTCGTTTACCGTCCTGAACTTCGTCGTGGACGATGTCGAAGCCGCCGTGGACGAGCTCAACCAGGCCGGGGTGGAAACGGCTATCTATGACCGCCCGGATCTTCCCACGGACGCCAAGGGGATCATGCGCGGCAACGGCCCGGACATTGCCTGGTTCAAGGACCCGGCAGGGAACGTCCTGTCAGTGCTCAAAGCCTGA
- a CDS encoding iron ABC transporter ATP-binding protein encodes MIHVSGVSKRYGTQTVVDDVSCYIKDGGITSIIGPNGAGKSTLLSMISRLLDMDSGSVTIDGLDVNDTPGRELARKMAILRQDNQLTVRLTVRDLVGFGRFPHHGGRPRIEDKAYIDQALEYLDLGALADKFVDELSGGQRQRAFIAMVLAQDTDYLLLDEPLNNLDMKHAVEMMRLLRRLTDELGKTVVLVIHDINFASCYSDNIVAMRDGRLVHQGAPAQIMQPEVLRDVYEIDIRIEEIEGNRIGVYFA; translated from the coding sequence ATGATCCACGTCTCCGGCGTCTCCAAGCGCTACGGCACACAGACCGTCGTCGACGACGTCAGCTGCTACATCAAGGACGGCGGCATTACCTCGATCATCGGCCCCAACGGTGCCGGGAAATCCACGCTGCTGTCCATGATCAGTCGGCTGCTGGATATGGACTCCGGCTCCGTCACCATCGACGGGCTCGACGTCAACGACACCCCCGGCCGGGAACTCGCGCGGAAAATGGCCATCCTGCGGCAGGACAACCAGCTCACGGTCCGGCTGACGGTGCGCGATCTGGTGGGTTTCGGACGCTTTCCCCACCACGGCGGGCGGCCCCGCATCGAGGACAAGGCGTACATTGACCAGGCGCTGGAATACCTGGATCTGGGCGCCCTGGCAGACAAGTTCGTGGACGAGCTCTCCGGCGGCCAGCGCCAGCGCGCGTTCATTGCCATGGTGCTCGCGCAGGACACGGACTACCTGCTGCTCGATGAGCCGCTGAACAACCTGGACATGAAGCACGCGGTGGAGATGATGCGCCTGCTCCGGCGTTTGACGGACGAGCTAGGCAAGACGGTGGTCCTGGTCATCCACGACATCAACTTCGCCTCCTGCTATTCGGACAACATTGTGGCCATGCGCGATGGCCGGCTGGTGCATCAGGGCGCACCCGCACAGATCATGCAGCCGGAGGTGCTGCGCGATGTCTACGAGATCGACATCCGCATCGAGGAGATCGAAGGCAACCGGATCGGCGTCTACTTCGCCTAA
- the groL gene encoding chaperonin GroEL (60 kDa chaperone family; promotes refolding of misfolded polypeptides especially under stressful conditions; forms two stacked rings of heptamers to form a barrel-shaped 14mer; ends can be capped by GroES; misfolded proteins enter the barrel where they are refolded when GroES binds), producing the protein MAKQLKFDDAARKALEAGVDKLANTVKVTLGPRGRNVVLDKKWGAPTITNDGVTIAREVELEDPYENLGAQLAKEVATKTNDVAGDGTTTATVLAQALVKEGLRNVAAGAAPGALKRGIEVAVEAVSARLLENAREVEGKVAEVATISAQSPEVGELLAKAFEQVGKDGVITIEEASGLQTELVLTEGMQFDKGYLSPYFVTDAERQEAVLEDALILINQGKISTVQEFLPLLEKALQAGKPLFIIAEDIDGEALSTLVVNKIRGTLNVVAVKAPGFGDRRKAMLQDIATLTGAQVVSPDLGLKLDQVGLEVLGSARRITVTKDATTIVDGAGSESDVADRVAQIRAEVERTDSDWDREKLQERLAKLAGGIGVIKVGAATEVEMKEKKHRIEDAVSSTRAALEEGIVAGGGSALVHAAQALDTDPNVLALEGDAATAVGLVRRALVQPLRWIAENAGHEGFVVVSKVGELEVNHGFNAATGKYEDLVAAGVIDPVKVTRSALVNAASIAALVLTTETLVVDKPAEDEDAHAGHSH; encoded by the coding sequence ATGGCAAAGCAGTTGAAGTTTGACGATGCCGCCCGCAAAGCTCTGGAAGCCGGCGTCGACAAGCTGGCCAACACCGTCAAGGTGACCCTGGGCCCGCGCGGACGCAATGTCGTGCTGGACAAGAAGTGGGGCGCACCCACCATCACCAATGACGGCGTGACCATCGCGCGTGAGGTTGAGCTCGAGGACCCGTACGAGAACCTGGGCGCACAGCTGGCCAAGGAAGTTGCCACCAAAACCAACGACGTAGCCGGTGACGGAACCACCACGGCTACCGTCCTGGCGCAGGCGCTGGTCAAGGAAGGCCTGCGCAACGTAGCCGCTGGCGCAGCTCCCGGTGCCCTCAAGCGCGGCATCGAGGTGGCTGTCGAGGCTGTTTCCGCACGCCTGCTGGAGAACGCCCGCGAGGTCGAGGGCAAGGTCGCCGAAGTGGCAACCATCTCGGCCCAGAGCCCCGAGGTCGGCGAGCTGCTGGCCAAGGCTTTCGAGCAGGTCGGCAAGGACGGTGTCATCACCATCGAGGAGGCCTCCGGTCTTCAGACTGAGCTGGTCCTCACCGAAGGCATGCAGTTCGACAAGGGTTACCTGTCGCCGTACTTCGTCACCGACGCTGAACGCCAGGAAGCTGTCCTGGAAGACGCCCTGATCCTGATCAACCAGGGAAAGATCTCCACCGTGCAGGAATTCCTGCCGCTGCTGGAGAAGGCGCTGCAGGCCGGCAAGCCACTGTTCATCATTGCCGAGGACATCGACGGCGAAGCGCTGTCGACCCTCGTGGTCAACAAGATCCGCGGCACCCTGAACGTGGTTGCCGTCAAGGCTCCGGGCTTCGGCGACCGCCGCAAGGCCATGCTGCAGGACATTGCTACCCTGACCGGCGCCCAGGTTGTTTCCCCGGACCTCGGTCTGAAGCTGGACCAGGTCGGCTTGGAAGTTCTGGGTTCGGCACGCCGCATCACCGTGACCAAGGATGCCACCACCATCGTTGATGGTGCCGGCTCCGAATCCGATGTTGCAGACCGCGTCGCGCAGATCCGCGCTGAGGTCGAGCGCACCGATTCCGATTGGGACCGCGAGAAGCTGCAGGAACGCCTGGCCAAGCTGGCAGGCGGCATCGGCGTTATCAAGGTCGGCGCAGCCACCGAAGTTGAGATGAAGGAAAAGAAGCACCGCATCGAGGACGCAGTGTCCTCCACGCGTGCTGCCTTGGAAGAGGGCATCGTGGCCGGCGGCGGTTCCGCACTGGTCCACGCCGCCCAGGCCCTGGACACCGATCCCAACGTTCTGGCGCTCGAAGGCGACGCAGCCACCGCTGTCGGACTTGTCCGCCGCGCGTTGGTCCAGCCGTTGCGCTGGATCGCCGAGAACGCCGGCCACGAAGGCTTCGTCGTTGTGTCCAAGGTGGGCGAGCTTGAGGTCAACCACGGCTTCAACGCCGCCACCGGGAAGTACGAGGACCTGGTTGCTGCCGGCGTCATCGACCCGGTCAAGGTCACCCGTTCGGCGCTGGTCAACGCGGCATCCATTGCCGCGCTGGTCCTGACCACCGAAACTCTGGTCGTCGACAAGCCGGCCGAGGACGAGGACGCCCACGCAGGCCACAGCCACTAA
- a CDS encoding iron chelate uptake ABC transporter family permease subunit: protein MVSTGLPTALTQHQRRPIKGISPKTWIIALSVVAVAVVAAFMLIDLRGNIGYILPRRAIKVGSMILVAYAVGVSTVLFQTVTSNRILTPSIMGFDALYMLIQTGLTFAIGGQALLTMGAPARFVTEVALMVGFSFLLYRWLFTGGGKSLHLMLLVGIVFGTMFRGISSLLQRLIDPSEFIILQDLFFASFNNVDGLLLLVSALAVAAVSTLAWRMRHQLDVLSLGRETAINLGVDHKRSVISVLIICSVLVAVSTALVGPITFFGLLIASLAYQLCSHFRHAYVLPIAVLLGIIALVGGQLVLEQVFAFDTALSIVIEFVGGIVFIALLLKGKVK, encoded by the coding sequence GTGGTTAGCACCGGCCTGCCGACGGCACTGACCCAGCATCAGCGCCGGCCCATCAAGGGCATCTCCCCGAAGACGTGGATCATCGCCCTCTCGGTTGTCGCCGTGGCCGTGGTGGCGGCCTTCATGCTGATCGACCTGCGCGGGAACATCGGCTACATCCTCCCCCGCCGGGCCATTAAAGTGGGCTCGATGATCCTGGTGGCCTACGCCGTCGGCGTCTCCACCGTGCTGTTCCAGACGGTCACGTCCAACCGGATCCTGACGCCGTCGATCATGGGTTTTGACGCCCTCTACATGCTCATCCAGACCGGGCTGACTTTCGCCATTGGCGGCCAGGCGCTGCTGACCATGGGCGCCCCGGCCCGGTTTGTCACCGAAGTGGCCCTTATGGTGGGGTTCTCTTTCCTGCTCTACCGCTGGTTGTTCACCGGCGGCGGCAAGAGCCTGCATCTGATGCTGCTGGTAGGCATCGTCTTCGGCACGATGTTCCGCGGCATCTCCTCCCTGCTGCAGCGGCTGATCGATCCCAGCGAGTTCATCATCCTGCAGGACCTCTTCTTCGCCAGCTTCAACAATGTGGACGGACTGCTGCTGCTCGTCTCTGCGCTGGCTGTCGCCGCGGTCAGCACGCTCGCCTGGCGCATGCGCCACCAGCTGGACGTGCTCTCGCTGGGCCGCGAAACCGCGATCAACCTCGGCGTGGACCACAAGCGGTCCGTCATCTCGGTCTTGATCATCTGCTCTGTGCTGGTGGCCGTGTCCACCGCGTTGGTCGGTCCGATCACGTTCTTCGGGCTGCTGATTGCCAGCCTGGCCTACCAGCTGTGCTCGCACTTCCGGCACGCGTACGTACTGCCTATCGCCGTCCTGCTCGGCATCATCGCCCTGGTGGGCGGCCAGCTGGTGCTGGAACAGGTCTTCGCCTTCGACACGGCGCTGAGCATCGTCATTGAATTTGTGGGCGGCATCGTCTTCATCGCCCTGCTGCTGAAAGGCAAAGTCAAATGA
- a CDS encoding ABC transporter permease has translation MTRSTPAVSGRVALARPRGSGGQLAVAGAAVIALAIASMFVGVSDVSLPALLAGDRTAWDIFWISRVPRTISVILAGMAMSVAGLIMQLMARNKFVEPSTVGTVESASLGILVVTVAVPGASLLAKMSTATVFAAAGTALFLLVLRRIPLRNTLLVPLVGIMLGGVIAAITTFFAYRYDLLQTLNSWMIGDFSGVLRGRYELLWIVAVLTLVGYLCADRFTMAGMGQEFSTNLGLNYNRVMTLGLIIVSLISAVVVVNIGSIPFLGLIVPNLVSIIFGDNVRRAVPWVAVFGAGFVLVCDIIGRTIRFPYEIPVGVIVSAIGSAMFLYLLLRKRERRG, from the coding sequence ATGACCCGATCCACCCCGGCAGTCTCCGGCCGGGTAGCTCTGGCCCGCCCGCGCGGTTCCGGCGGCCAGTTGGCGGTGGCCGGTGCCGCCGTTATCGCCCTCGCGATTGCCAGCATGTTTGTTGGGGTCAGCGACGTTTCACTGCCCGCGCTGCTCGCGGGCGACCGGACGGCATGGGATATTTTCTGGATCAGCAGGGTGCCGCGGACCATCTCCGTCATCCTGGCCGGTATGGCCATGAGCGTTGCGGGCCTGATTATGCAGCTCATGGCGCGCAACAAATTCGTCGAACCCTCCACCGTGGGCACGGTTGAATCCGCGTCGCTGGGCATCCTCGTGGTCACGGTGGCGGTCCCCGGCGCTTCCTTGCTGGCAAAGATGTCCACGGCCACCGTTTTCGCGGCCGCCGGCACCGCGCTCTTCCTGCTGGTGCTGCGCCGGATACCGCTGCGCAACACGCTGCTGGTTCCGTTAGTTGGAATCATGCTGGGCGGCGTAATTGCCGCCATCACCACTTTCTTCGCCTACCGCTACGACCTGTTGCAGACGCTGAACAGCTGGATGATCGGCGACTTCTCCGGCGTCCTGCGCGGCCGCTACGAACTGCTCTGGATTGTCGCCGTGCTGACTTTGGTCGGCTACCTCTGCGCGGACCGCTTCACCATGGCCGGCATGGGCCAGGAGTTTTCCACCAACCTCGGACTGAACTACAACCGGGTGATGACCCTCGGCCTGATCATTGTCTCGCTGATCAGCGCCGTCGTCGTTGTCAATATCGGTTCCATTCCTTTCCTTGGGCTGATTGTGCCGAACCTGGTGTCCATTATTTTTGGCGACAATGTTCGCCGGGCCGTGCCCTGGGTGGCCGTATTCGGCGCGGGGTTTGTCCTGGTCTGCGACATCATCGGCCGGACTATCCGCTTCCCCTACGAAATCCCCGTCGGAGTCATCGTCTCGGCGATCGGCAGCGCCATGTTCCTGTACCTGCTCCTTCGAAAGCGTGAACGCCGTGGTTAG